One Delphinus delphis chromosome 3, mDelDel1.2, whole genome shotgun sequence genomic region harbors:
- the ZNF414 gene encoding zinc finger protein 414, whose product MEEETSGPSPDMPGTAEPSSSETDKEVSPVVAAVATSSSMGEEPGSDQAATPPVWERGGLGGTQQGASPAPDSGHAGPGPGLGLTSTVSGTSEDLRPPRRRPPPGKQIPCSSPGCCLSFPSVRDLAQHLRTHCPPTQSLEGKLFRCSALSCTETFPNMQELVAHGKLHYKPNRYFKCENCLLRFRTHRSLFKHLHVCAEHAQSPAPPPPPALDKEPPAPERPPESDPALAPGLQFPLLEPFTTPAPAPTGPFLPCLNPAPFGLSPPRPRPFLAAAPGPPASSAAVWKKSQGAGGSPRRPQGGSDTPSGHAAPSRIVWEHTRGRYSCMQCAFSTASRPAMTLHLEDHRPIAPAAPAPGQPRPDAPADPAPLAPKVSPLLSEGECPVFSPL is encoded by the exons ATG gaggaggaaaccTCGGGTCCCAGCCCGGACATGCCGGGCACTGCAGAGCCCAGCTCCAGTGAGACCGACAAGGAGGTGTCCCCAGTTGTGGCTGCTGTAGCCACTTCCTCTTCCATGGGGGAGGAGCCAGGCTCTGACCAGGCAGCCACACCCCCAGTGTGGGAACGTGGAGGGCTTGGAGGGACCCAGCAGggtgcctccccagccccagacagTGGCCATGCTGGCCCTGGACCCGGCCTTGGCCTGACCAGCACTGTCTCCGGAACCAGTGAGGACCTGCGGCCTCCCAGACGACGCCCACCACCAG GGAAGCAGATACCCTGCTCCAGCCCTGgctgctgcctcagtttccccagcgtTCGAGACCTGGCACAGCATCTGCGTACCCACTGCCCACCCACACAGTCCCTGGAAG GCAAGCTCTTCCGCTGTTCCGCCCTGAGCTGCACCGAGACTTTCCCCAACATGCAGGAACTGGTGGCACACGGCAAGCTGCACTACAAACCCAATCGCTACTTCAA GTGTGAGAACTGCCTCCTGCGCTTCCGCACGCACCGCTCCCTCTTCAAGCACCTGCATGTTTGCGCCGAGCATGCGCAGAGCCCAGCCCCGCCGCCACCCCCCGCCCTCGACAAGGAGCCACCAGCGCCCGAGCGCCCCCCGGAGTCCGACCCTGCGTTGGCGCCTGGGCTACAGTTCCCGCTGCTCGAGCCGTTCAcgacccctgcccctgcccccaccgGGCCCTTCCTGCCGTGCTTGAACCCCGCGCCTTTTGGCCTAAGCCCACCACGCCCGCGCCCCTTTCTGGCCGCCGCTCCCGGGCCGCCCGCCTCCAGCGCCGCAGTCTGGAAAAAGAGCCAAG GTGCCGGCGGCAGCCCGCGAAGACCCCAGGGCGGCTCCGATACGCCCTCAG GGCACGCGGCCCCGAGCCGCATCGTGTGGGAGCACACGCGCGGCCGCTACTCGTGCATGCAGTGCGCCTTCTCCACGGCCTCGCGGCCCGCCATGACCCTACACCTGGAGGACCACCGCCCCATCGCCCCTGCGGCCCCGGCGCCCGGGCAGCCGCGCCCCGACGCGCCGGCGG ACCCGGCCCCGCTGGCACCCAAGGTGTCGCCGCTGCTGTCAGAGGGGGAGTGTCCGGTTTTCTCGCCGCTCTGA